CGCGGACTTATGCCCAATCCTAAAAGTGGTACAGTTACAAACGACGTTGCTGATGCAATTGATGAAGCGAAATCTGGTAAGATTGATTTTCGTGTAGATGACTACGGAATTCTGCACGCATCAATCGGACGTATAAGTTTTGATCCCAGAGAGCTTCGTGAGAATGCAATGGAATTTTTCAAAACGGTCATGCGACTCCGACCCGCTTCCGCTAAAGGATTATATATACGAAGCGCGTTTATGAGTTCAACAATGGGCCCGAGTATTCCATTAAGTCGTTCATCGATCATGTCTGCATAACGATAAAATTATAGAACCATATAATGGCAACATTAGCAGAAAAGAAGGAAACTGTTGAACAAATTACAGAAGACCTAAATAGTTCCGGTGCTGTTTATATCACCAACTATGCGGGTATGTCTGTAAAAGAAGTCAACAATATGCGTGGTGAATTCTTTGAAGGCAATATTAAATACAAGGTGTATAAAAATACCCTAGTAAAACGAGCCATGGACGAAGTAGGCGGATATGAGGATTTATATCCCCATCTGGCCAACCAAAATGGCTTTGCCTTTGTAGAAGAAGAGCTTGCTGCACCTGCGAAAGTGATTAAAAAACTATTTGAAGAAACAGAAAAGCCCAAGTTCAAAGCTGCTGTCATCGACGGTGATTATTACGGTGAAGATGAGCTTGAAACTTTGGCCGCAATGAAATCCAAGAGCGAAGTTATTGGAGATATTGCAGGTCTATTACTTGGTCCTGTTTCTAATGTGGTTAATGCAGTTCAAGCTCCCGGTAGAAATATTGCCGGAGCTCTTGAAACCATCGCTGAAGAAGGCGACGAATAATTAAATCAACAACACAACGAATTTTCAATTCAAAGATCAATCGGAGAATAAACAAATGGCTGACGTTAAAGAAATAGCTGAAGAACTAGTCAATTTAACTGTAAAAGAAGCAAACGAACTTGCTGATTTTCTTGAAGAAGAATACGGTATCGAACCCGCAACAGGTGGCGCAGTAGTTGCTGCTGGTGGCGGAGAAGGCGGTGACGAGGAAGAACAAACAGAATTTGATGTTGTTCTGAATGGTCCCGGCGACAAAAAGATTGCCGTTATTAAGGAAGTTCGTGGAATCACCGGCCTTGGCCTCAAAGAGGCTAAAGAATTGGTGGATAATGCACCTAATCCTATTAAAGAAGGTGTTGCAAAAGAAGAAGCCGAAGATCTCAAGTCTCAGCTTGAGGATGCCGGTGCAGAGGTTGAGCTTAAGTAATTTAAGCCTCCTAACATATATTTTGCCTTAGCCAATATCGTATTTGACGGTATTGGCTATTGGCGTCTATTTGCATGCTAGTAATACACTTATTATAAAGTGTAACCGAAGCGGCAAATTCGGCTCATCAACATCAACTTAATTTTAATGGAGAGGTTCTTTTGAGTAAACAGAGTAAAATGAAAAAAATTCCTTTCACCGACCGCTTATCTTTTGCAAGTACTGAACATGTATTGGACTATCCAGATTTTCTGGGCGTTCAGCTTGATTCATTTGAGCAGTTTACCCAGCTGGATGTAGCTCCTGAAGATCGTAAAAATCAGGGACTGCAAAAGATTTTTAACGATAATTTTCCTATTCAGGATTCGCGGGAAACCCATATCCTGGAATTCATGCATTATAGCGTAGATACGCCTAAATATAGCATGAAGGAATGCCAAGAGCGTGGACTCTCGTATGCCGTACCGCTCAAAGCAAAAATTCGGTTGTCGGCTGTTGATGATGACGATGAAACAACCGAAACTATTGAACAGGAAGTATTTTTGGGCGATCTCCCGTGGATGACATCCAAGGGTAGTTTTATCATTAATGGTTCAGAACGCGTAATTGTAAGTCAGCTGCATCGTTCGCCCGGTGCTTTCTTTGGAACCAATGAACACCCCAACGGGACGCAGCTTTACAATGCCCGTGTAATTCCGTTTAAAGGTTCTTGGATTGAGTTTTCTACAGATATCCGTGATGTGCTGTGGGCATATATTGATCGTAAAAAGAAGGTTCCATTTACAACTCTTCTCAGAGCATTGGGATATTCCACAGATGAGGAGTTGTTTAATCTGTTTGGCCAATCCGAAGTTGTTGAAATTGAAAGCAAGAAACAGTTTAAGAAAGAGCTGGTTGGTGAACGATTAGCGGTCGATATTGTAACTGAGCAGGTGGAAGAAGTAGTTGATGAAGATACCGGCGAAGTAACTGAAGCAACGAGCCGCGAGACACTACTCGAAATTGACCATGAGCTTGAAGAAGATGATTACGGCAAGCTCAAAGAGGCCGACGTAGAAAAGGTACGCATCCAAACCATGGAGCCGGAAGATTCTGAGCGGGATGTGTTTATGAATACTATCCGCAAAGATCCTACACATGACGAAGAGTCGGCACTTGGAGAAATTTACAAGCAAATTCGAACCGGTGAAATGCCGGACGCTGAAACAGCACGACAAGTGCTGGAGCGATTGTTTTTTAGCGACAAGAAATATGATCTCGGCGAAGTGGGTCGATATCGTCTTAACAAGCGGTTGAAGGTTGATGTCGATATGGATATCCGCTACTTGGTTAAGGAGGATATCGTTGCCATTATCGAAGAGGTTATCAGATTAAAGAACATGAAGGCTCAGGTGGATGATATTGATCACTTGAGTAATCGTCGTGTTCGAACTATTGGTGAACAACTGGGTCAACAGTTTTCTATTGGATTGGCTCGGATGTCTCGTACGATCAAAGAACGAATGAACTCGCGTGATGCTGAACAGCTGACACCTCAGGACTTAGTCAATGCGCGTACCATCTCTTCTGTGATTAACACATTCTTTGGTACGAATCAGCTGTCGCAGTTTATGGATCAGACCAATCCTATTGCAACACTTACGCATAAGCGTCGGATGTCTGCACTGGGACCCGGTGGATTAACTCGTGAACGAGCAGGCTTTGAAGTTCGTGATGTTCACTACACGCACTATGGACGTTTATGTCCAATTGAAACGCCAGAAGGTCCTAATATTGGACTAATTACTTCGCTTTGTGTACACGCGAAAGTAAATGACTTTGGATTTATTGAAACACCGTATCGCCAAGTCGAAGACGGGGAGGTATCTGATGATATTGAATATCTTTCTGCCGAGCAGGAAGATGAAACGGTCATTGCACAGGCAAATGCTCCGTTGGATAAAAGTGGTGCGTTTAAGAATGATAACGTTTTCTCTCGTTTCCGAGACGGAAATTACCAGATGGCTTCTCCTGATGAGGTTGGATATATGGATGTCTCTACCAATCAGATTGCATCAGTTGCAGCAGCACTTATTCCGTTTATGGAACATAATGATGCCAACCGTGCGCTTATGGGAGCAAACATGCAGCGTCAGGCAGTACCACTGCTTCGTCCCGAAGCGCCCGTTGTTGGAACAGGTCTCGAGCACCGTGCGGCTAAAGATTCCCGCGCTATTATCACTGCCGAAGAAGATGGGGAAGTGGTCTATGTAAGTGCCGAGGAAATTCATGTGAAGTATGATCGCTCCGAAATGGAGCAGAATTGCTATTTTGATGATGGCATCCGCAAGTTCAATCTTTCCAAGTTTGAGCGAACAAATCAGGATACGACCATCAACCAGACACCTATTGTAGAAGTAGGTGACGAGGTTAAAAAAGGTCAAACACTGGCTGATGGGTGTGCAACCGATCAGGGAGAACTTGCCTTGGGACGTAATCTACTTGTTGGTTTTGTTCCGTGGAGAGGATATAACTTTGAGGATGCAATTGTAGTAAGTGAACGCATTGTTCAGGATGATATTTACACCTCTATCCATATTGAAGAATTTGAACAAGAAGTTCGGGATACCAAGCGCGGTGAAGAAGAATTGACGCGTGAAATTCCGAATGTGAGTGAAGATTCTACAAAAGATCTTGATGAACAAGGTATTATCCGAACTGGTGCGAAGATTAATCCCGGTGATATATTGGTCGGTAAAATTACCCCAAAAGGTGAAACCGATCCCACGCCGGAAGAAAAACTCCTGCGAGCTATTTTTGGAGATAAGGCTGGAGATGTGAAAGATGCTTCGCTTAAAGTTCCACCTGGGGTATCAGGTACAGTTATTGATACCAAACTCTTTAGCCGCAAGCGTGATGAGCAGATCTCCCGAAAAGAGGAGAAGAAACAGGTTGAGCTTGAAAATGAACGTCATGCCGAGAAGGTTGAAGAGCTCAACGAAGAAATGGTGGATAACCTTTATACTCTGCTCAGAGATAAAACGTCGCCTGGTGTGTATGACTTTAGCGGTGTTGAGCTTATTCCGAAAGGACAAAAATATCGCAAGTCCGATTTTCAAGAATTGGATCCCGTTAATATTAATGAAAATATTGACTGGGCTACCGATGATGAACTGGTAGAACATGTACGACTGCTCTTTGAAAACTATCGAAAGTTACGCCGAGAAATTGATACTGAGGCTAAGCGCCGTAAGTATCAGATTCAGGTAGGAGACGATCTACCGCCGGGCATTATCCAGAAAGCAAAAGTTTATGTTGCCAAAAAGCGCAAGCTTCAGGTAGGTGACAAACTTTCCGGACGGCACGGTAATAAAGGTGTGATTGCAAAAGTTGTACCCGTTGAAGATATGCCGTATATGGAAGACGGTACTCCCGTTGATATTTGTTTGAACCCACTGGGTGTACCTTCACGAATGAACCTTGGTCAAATTTATGAGACCATTCTCGGTTGGGCAGCCAAAGAATTGGGTGTTAAGTTTGCATCCCCAATATTTGATGGCGCATCCGAAGAGCAGGTAAAAGACAAGATGGAAGAAGCCGGATTGCCCAGAGATGGACGTGTAACATTGTATGACGGCCGAACCGGCCAACCGATGGATCAGAAATCTACGGTTGGGTATATTTACATGCTTAAGCTTAACCACCTGATTGAAGACAAGATGCATGCACGATCTATTGGTCCTTATTCGCTTATTACCCAGCAGCCGCTGGGCGGTAAGGCTCAATTTGGCGGACAGCGTCTCGGTGAGATGGAGGTTTGGGCACTGTATGCGTATGGTGCTTCAAATATCCTTAAAGAGATGCTTACTGTTAAAAGTGATGATGTGAAAGGTCGATCGCGCGTATATGAGGCCATTGTAAAAGGTGAAAATCTGCCCGAAGGAGATGTTCCCGAGTCCTTTAAGGTACTGCTGCGCGAAATGATGGGACTCGGACTCGACATTCACATTGATTAATTTGAATAACAGAATTTATACTGTTAAATAAAGTCAACCCGGAGGTATTTCCTTGCCGACTACTAATACATTAACAGTTTCGAAAGACTTCGATAAAATTGGAATTTCCCTGTCGTCGCCTGAGACTATTCTCTCGCGATCGCACGGCGAAGTCTTGACTCCCGAAACAATCAACTATCGTACTTTCAAACCCGAAATGGACGGCCTGTTCTGTGAGAAGATTTTTGGGCCGGTAAAAGATTATGAATGCCATTGCGGTAAATATAAACGAATTCGCTATAAGGGTATTATTTGTGACCGTTGTGGCGTTGAAGTAACCAGAAAAGCAGTTCGACGAGAGCGAATGGGTCACATTTCGCTTACCGTACCTGTGGTACATATCTGGTACTTCAAATCGTTGCCCAACAAACTTGCTTATTTGCTGGGGTATTCTTCCAAAAATCTTGAGAAGATTGTTTACTATGAGACCTATGTAGTAATGAATCCGGGAGTAGCCCGCGATCTCGGTTATAAGAAAGGTGACCTGATCTCCGAAGAAGAGTATTACGACATTCAGGAGCAGTTGCCTGAAGATCAGTGGGAGATGGAAGATGATAACAAAGAGAAGTTCCGTGCTAAAGAAGGAGCTGAAGCTATCTATGAGCTGCTTGAAACGCAGGATCTGGATGAGCTGGCGTACCGCTTGCGGTATGAAGCACGGAATGAGACTTCTCAGATGCGGAAAAAGAAGAAGCTGAAGCGTCTGCAGGTTATCGAATCATTTCGGGCAGCAAATCAGCATACCGAAAATCGTCCCGAGTGGATGATACAAAGTGTAATTCCGGTGATACCTCCGGAGCTTCGTCCGCTTGTACCTCTGGAAGGTGGTCGATTTGCAACTTCTGATCTTAATGACTTATATCGACGGGTTATCATCCGAAATAACCGATTGAAACGTCTGGTTGATATTAAGGCGCCGGACGTAATCCTGCGCAATGAAAAACGGATGTTGCAGGAAGCGGTAGATTCGCTGTATGATAACTCCAGAAAATCGAATGCGGTACGCAACAACAATCGACCTCTTAAGTCTCTAAGCGATATGCTTAAAGGGAAGAGCGGTCGATTCCGACAGAACTTGCTTGGTAAACGTGTAGATTATTCCGGCCGTTCTGTAATTGTTGTCGGTCCTGATCTGAAGATGCATCAATGTGGTCTGCCGAAAGAAATGGCGGTTGAGCTTTATAAGCCATTTATCATCCGACGATTGATTGAGCGCGGATATGTGAAGACTGTAAAATCGGCAAAGAAAGTAGTAGATCGCCGAGACAAAGTGGTTTGGGAAGTGCTGGAAAATGTTATTGAAGGGCATCCCATTCTGTTAAATCGTGCACCGACATTGCACAGGCTCGGTATTCAGGCTTACCAACCGGTACTTATTGAAGAGAAAGCTGTGCAGCTTCACCCGCTGTCATGTACGGCATTTAATGCTGACTTTGACGGTGACCAGATGGCTGTACACTTACCATTGAGTCATGATGCCATTCTTGAAGCATCAGTATTGATGTTGGGCTCGCACAATATTTTAAGTCCTGCCAACGGTGGACCTATTGCCGTTCCTTCGCAGGACATGGTTCTGGGTATTTACTACCTAACCAAGATGGCCAATGATCAGCGTGGCGAAGGTAAAACGTTCGCTAATCTCGATGAGGTTCTTATTGCCTATGATCGAGATCGCTTGGATCTACATGCCAAAATTAATATTCGCATTCCGGTTACTGATGAAGATGGGAATGAAGGATATGAAATTGTGAAATCAACGACGGGACGTGTAATCTTTAACAAGATTCTACCCGAAGGTATAGAGTATGTCAATAGAACCTTAGGTAAAAAAGAGCTGCGTTCACTTATTGGTGATATTCATTATGAAGTGGGTACTGCTCGTACTGCCGAATTTCTTGATGAGATGAAGCGTCTTGGTTTTAATCAGGCAACGACTGGTGGATTATCGTTCAGTCTCGAAGACATTGTAATTCCTGATGAGAAAAAAGAGCTCATCCAAAATGCTCAGGATGAGGTTAGTGAAATTACTGACCGTTATGAGATGGGTTTCATTACCGACAACGAGCGGTACAACCAGGTTATTGACAAGTGGACAAGCACTACTAACCGCGTGTCAGAGTCGTTGTTTGAATCATTAACGGAAGACAGAGAAGGATTTAATCCGGTATTTATGATGGCCGATTCCGGAGCTCGTGGTTCTAAAGAGCAGATTCGTCAGCTCGGTGGAATGCGTGGACTGATGGCTAAGCCTCAGAAAAGTTCTATGCAGGAAGGTAATGAGGTTATCGAAAATCCTATTTTGTCATCATTCCGGGAAGGCCTAACAGTACTTGAATACTTTATTTCTACGCACGGTGCACGAAAAGGTCTGGCTGATACCGCACTTAAAACTGCTGATGCCGGTTACTTAACACGTCGCCTTGTGGATGTATCGCAAGATATCATCATCAACGAAAAAGATTGTGGAACGCTGCGCGGTATTAAGATGAAAGCGCTCAAGGATAACGAAGATGTTATTGAGAGCCTTGAAGATCGAATTCTTGGCCGCGTTTCGCTGCATGATATTTATGATCCTATTGACGATGAGCTTCTCTGTGAAGCAAATCAGATGATTGATGAGCAAGTAGCGAAAAGTATAGCTGAAACCTCTATCGAAGAGGTAGAGATTCGATCGGTACTGACTTGCGAAAGTGAACAAGGGGTATGCTCTAAATGTTACGGTCGGGATCTTTCACGGGGAACAATGGTTCAGGTTGGTGAAGCCGTGGGTGTTATTGCGGCCCAATCAATTGGTGAACCCGGTACACAGCTGACGCTACGAACTTTCCACGTAGGTGGTACAGCTTCACGAATGGAGTCAGAGTCGCAGCATAAGGCAAAATTCGAAGGTACGGCTGAGTTCGAAAACATCCGCGTTGTCGAATATGATGACGGTGAAGAGATTCATGATGTTGTATTGAGCCGAGCTGGTGAAGTCAAGATTGTTGATGAAGAAGGTAAAGTACTTACAACCTACAATATTCCCTATGGTTCAGAGCTGCTTATTGAAGAGGGGGATGAACTCCTCGAAGATATGCCGATCTGTACATGGGATCCGTATAATGCAAATATTTATGCGGAAATTGATGGGACTATTGAGTACAAGGATATCATGGAAGATATCACCTTCTCTGAAGAAACTGACACACAAACCGGTCACCGTGAGAAGGTAGTAATTGACTCCAAAGATCGTTCGCTGGTACCTACTTTAATGGTTAAAGGCAGTGATGATCGCGTTCGTGAAAAGACGCTACCCGTTGACACTCACATTGTGGTGGATGACGGTGAGGATGTTTCTGCCGGGCAGGTGCTGGCCAAGATTCCACGTACTACCGGACAGTCAAAGGATATTACAGCCGGTCTGCCGCGTGTAACTGAGCTATTTGAGGCTCGTTCACCGAATGATCCTGCTGCAGTATCAGAAATTGACGGTATCGTCAGTATGGGTGGTCGCAAGCGCGGTAAGCAGGAAGTTATTGTTGAAAGTAAAGACGGTAAAACAGAAAAAACGTACCTCATATCACTTTCCAAGCACATCCTTGTGCAGGAAAATGATTATGTGGAAGCGGGTGAACAACTTTCTGACGGAACTATCCCGGCTGAAGAGATTCTGAATATTCTCGGTCCATATGCGGTACAATCATATCTCGTGAATGAAATTCAGGAGGTTTATCGACTGCAGGGTGTGAAAATTAATGATAAGCACATCGAGACTATCGTTCGTACGATGATGCAGAAGGTAGAAGTGACTCATTCCGGAGATACGATGTATCTTGAAGGAGATAAAGTAGATCGATTTGAGCTTAATAATAAGAATGATGAGCTTATCGGTAAGTACGTTGTCACTGAAACTGGTGGTAGCGATCTCAAGCAAGGTAGTATTCTGGATCGCCGAGAAGTTCGGGAGATCAATAACGAGCTTATCAGAGAAGGTGAAGAAGAGATTGAAACGCGTGAAGCTGAGCCGGCTATTTCGAAGCCGATACTGCTTGGTATTACACGTGCGGCTCTCTCTACTGAAAGCTGGTTGTCTGCTGCTTCATTCCAGGAGACCACAAAGGTTCTTACTCAGGCTTCTATTGAAGCCAAGAAGGATCTATTGAAAGGTCTTAAAGAAAATGTGATTGTCGGTCATAAAGTACCTGCGGGTACCGGACTGCGAAAATACGATGATCTGATTGTTGGCAAGAAAGAAGAACTGGATGAGGACGAGCAGGAAGTAGCCAAAGTGTTTAACGAGCTCAGCGGAGCTGGAGAACCCAATGGTGAAGGTGAAGAAGAGGAAGTCTCTGCAACAGAAGCAGATGTTGAGGAGGATGAATCCTGATCGTCTGATATTCTGATTGGTAACTATAAAAAAGGCACTCGGCTTAAAGTCGAGTGCCTTTTTTTCTTTTAGTATATTCTAATAGCTTTAGGGGGATAAATAAAAAAGGAGATCTGAAAAGATCTCCTTTTAACTAATTAAAAATGTATAACTAGATTATTAGGCAGTTCCCTCGGTATCATCAGCGCCATCGGTTTTTGTATCTTCAATATTGTTCAACAGGTCTTCGGCCTCGTTAATCAAATTTTCTGCACGATCACGTGCATCTTCTACTACCAAATTGCCTTGTTTTTTGGCTTCAGAAATAGCTTCCTTTTCATCCGACAGCTTATCAATCAAATGGCTAAGTTCATCCATATAATTGCTA
The sequence above is a segment of the Fodinibius salinus genome. Coding sequences within it:
- the rplL gene encoding 50S ribosomal protein L7/L12, which encodes MADVKEIAEELVNLTVKEANELADFLEEEYGIEPATGGAVVAAGGGEGGDEEEQTEFDVVLNGPGDKKIAVIKEVRGITGLGLKEAKELVDNAPNPIKEGVAKEEAEDLKSQLEDAGAEVELK
- the rplJ gene encoding 50S ribosomal protein L10 — translated: MATLAEKKETVEQITEDLNSSGAVYITNYAGMSVKEVNNMRGEFFEGNIKYKVYKNTLVKRAMDEVGGYEDLYPHLANQNGFAFVEEELAAPAKVIKKLFEETEKPKFKAAVIDGDYYGEDELETLAAMKSKSEVIGDIAGLLLGPVSNVVNAVQAPGRNIAGALETIAEEGDE
- the rpoB gene encoding DNA-directed RNA polymerase subunit beta, which gives rise to MKKIPFTDRLSFASTEHVLDYPDFLGVQLDSFEQFTQLDVAPEDRKNQGLQKIFNDNFPIQDSRETHILEFMHYSVDTPKYSMKECQERGLSYAVPLKAKIRLSAVDDDDETTETIEQEVFLGDLPWMTSKGSFIINGSERVIVSQLHRSPGAFFGTNEHPNGTQLYNARVIPFKGSWIEFSTDIRDVLWAYIDRKKKVPFTTLLRALGYSTDEELFNLFGQSEVVEIESKKQFKKELVGERLAVDIVTEQVEEVVDEDTGEVTEATSRETLLEIDHELEEDDYGKLKEADVEKVRIQTMEPEDSERDVFMNTIRKDPTHDEESALGEIYKQIRTGEMPDAETARQVLERLFFSDKKYDLGEVGRYRLNKRLKVDVDMDIRYLVKEDIVAIIEEVIRLKNMKAQVDDIDHLSNRRVRTIGEQLGQQFSIGLARMSRTIKERMNSRDAEQLTPQDLVNARTISSVINTFFGTNQLSQFMDQTNPIATLTHKRRMSALGPGGLTRERAGFEVRDVHYTHYGRLCPIETPEGPNIGLITSLCVHAKVNDFGFIETPYRQVEDGEVSDDIEYLSAEQEDETVIAQANAPLDKSGAFKNDNVFSRFRDGNYQMASPDEVGYMDVSTNQIASVAAALIPFMEHNDANRALMGANMQRQAVPLLRPEAPVVGTGLEHRAAKDSRAIITAEEDGEVVYVSAEEIHVKYDRSEMEQNCYFDDGIRKFNLSKFERTNQDTTINQTPIVEVGDEVKKGQTLADGCATDQGELALGRNLLVGFVPWRGYNFEDAIVVSERIVQDDIYTSIHIEEFEQEVRDTKRGEEELTREIPNVSEDSTKDLDEQGIIRTGAKINPGDILVGKITPKGETDPTPEEKLLRAIFGDKAGDVKDASLKVPPGVSGTVIDTKLFSRKRDEQISRKEEKKQVELENERHAEKVEELNEEMVDNLYTLLRDKTSPGVYDFSGVELIPKGQKYRKSDFQELDPVNINENIDWATDDELVEHVRLLFENYRKLRREIDTEAKRRKYQIQVGDDLPPGIIQKAKVYVAKKRKLQVGDKLSGRHGNKGVIAKVVPVEDMPYMEDGTPVDICLNPLGVPSRMNLGQIYETILGWAAKELGVKFASPIFDGASEEQVKDKMEEAGLPRDGRVTLYDGRTGQPMDQKSTVGYIYMLKLNHLIEDKMHARSIGPYSLITQQPLGGKAQFGGQRLGEMEVWALYAYGASNILKEMLTVKSDDVKGRSRVYEAIVKGENLPEGDVPESFKVLLREMMGLGLDIHID
- a CDS encoding YtxH domain-containing protein, which encodes MSKSKDFTLGLISGAVVGSAIALLYAPDKGSNTRDVLSYRLSNYMDELSHLIDKLSDEKEAISEAKKQGNLVVEDARDRAENLINEAEDLLNNIEDTKTDGADDTEGTA
- the rpoC gene encoding DNA-directed RNA polymerase subunit beta'; its protein translation is MPTTNTLTVSKDFDKIGISLSSPETILSRSHGEVLTPETINYRTFKPEMDGLFCEKIFGPVKDYECHCGKYKRIRYKGIICDRCGVEVTRKAVRRERMGHISLTVPVVHIWYFKSLPNKLAYLLGYSSKNLEKIVYYETYVVMNPGVARDLGYKKGDLISEEEYYDIQEQLPEDQWEMEDDNKEKFRAKEGAEAIYELLETQDLDELAYRLRYEARNETSQMRKKKKLKRLQVIESFRAANQHTENRPEWMIQSVIPVIPPELRPLVPLEGGRFATSDLNDLYRRVIIRNNRLKRLVDIKAPDVILRNEKRMLQEAVDSLYDNSRKSNAVRNNNRPLKSLSDMLKGKSGRFRQNLLGKRVDYSGRSVIVVGPDLKMHQCGLPKEMAVELYKPFIIRRLIERGYVKTVKSAKKVVDRRDKVVWEVLENVIEGHPILLNRAPTLHRLGIQAYQPVLIEEKAVQLHPLSCTAFNADFDGDQMAVHLPLSHDAILEASVLMLGSHNILSPANGGPIAVPSQDMVLGIYYLTKMANDQRGEGKTFANLDEVLIAYDRDRLDLHAKINIRIPVTDEDGNEGYEIVKSTTGRVIFNKILPEGIEYVNRTLGKKELRSLIGDIHYEVGTARTAEFLDEMKRLGFNQATTGGLSFSLEDIVIPDEKKELIQNAQDEVSEITDRYEMGFITDNERYNQVIDKWTSTTNRVSESLFESLTEDREGFNPVFMMADSGARGSKEQIRQLGGMRGLMAKPQKSSMQEGNEVIENPILSSFREGLTVLEYFISTHGARKGLADTALKTADAGYLTRRLVDVSQDIIINEKDCGTLRGIKMKALKDNEDVIESLEDRILGRVSLHDIYDPIDDELLCEANQMIDEQVAKSIAETSIEEVEIRSVLTCESEQGVCSKCYGRDLSRGTMVQVGEAVGVIAAQSIGEPGTQLTLRTFHVGGTASRMESESQHKAKFEGTAEFENIRVVEYDDGEEIHDVVLSRAGEVKIVDEEGKVLTTYNIPYGSELLIEEGDELLEDMPICTWDPYNANIYAEIDGTIEYKDIMEDITFSEETDTQTGHREKVVIDSKDRSLVPTLMVKGSDDRVREKTLPVDTHIVVDDGEDVSAGQVLAKIPRTTGQSKDITAGLPRVTELFEARSPNDPAAVSEIDGIVSMGGRKRGKQEVIVESKDGKTEKTYLISLSKHILVQENDYVEAGEQLSDGTIPAEEILNILGPYAVQSYLVNEIQEVYRLQGVKINDKHIETIVRTMMQKVEVTHSGDTMYLEGDKVDRFELNNKNDELIGKYVVTETGGSDLKQGSILDRREVREINNELIREGEEEIETREAEPAISKPILLGITRAALSTESWLSAASFQETTKVLTQASIEAKKDLLKGLKENVIVGHKVPAGTGLRKYDDLIVGKKEELDEDEQEVAKVFNELSGAGEPNGEGEEEEVSATEADVEEDES